Proteins from a single region of Paraglaciecola sp. T6c:
- a CDS encoding response regulator has product MSVDTIYKVILYPFINESLASLKAMTNLTGTAGEAFMDSVEDFRFKGYAVCSEVTGNLDGVIMMHHYPETAISIGNSVCQSMFDEKYDHQEMTDDLRNALAEWGNTIVGRSTDLHSRYSLEYGFSSPYFVEDLSQMDKYLKGVQQVVTVPISIEGVGRYYFNLLVRSVDYREGGIKREESVGIENPHDVDLAKDSRILLVDDSAMIRKALSRFLHKLGYTNVVEADDGKGAVEMVKSNPPDFIFMDVVMNELNGDQALAEIRRLGSDVPIVMLSSVTDQLLVKSCQAHGISGFIFKPIHANNGSETIQRYLKVAA; this is encoded by the coding sequence ATGTCAGTCGACACTATTTATAAGGTAATCCTTTATCCCTTCATTAATGAATCTCTCGCTAGCCTGAAGGCTATGACCAACCTGACGGGGACTGCTGGCGAAGCTTTCATGGATAGCGTGGAAGATTTTCGTTTCAAAGGCTACGCCGTTTGCTCTGAGGTAACGGGGAACTTAGACGGGGTAATCATGATGCATCATTATCCAGAAACGGCTATCTCTATCGGAAACTCCGTTTGCCAGAGTATGTTCGACGAGAAATATGACCACCAAGAAATGACTGACGATCTTCGTAACGCTTTGGCTGAATGGGGGAATACCATAGTCGGCCGTTCTACCGATTTACATAGTCGTTATAGCTTAGAGTATGGATTTTCCAGCCCTTATTTTGTTGAAGACTTAAGTCAGATGGACAAGTACCTCAAAGGTGTTCAACAAGTGGTCACCGTACCTATTTCCATTGAGGGAGTGGGGCGATATTATTTTAATTTATTGGTACGAAGTGTCGATTATCGCGAAGGCGGTATTAAACGTGAAGAAAGTGTGGGGATCGAAAACCCCCATGATGTTGACTTAGCCAAAGACAGTCGTATCTTACTGGTGGACGACAGCGCCATGATCCGCAAAGCGCTTTCACGCTTCTTACATAAATTGGGCTACACCAATGTCGTTGAGGCAGATGATGGTAAGGGCGCGGTTGAAATGGTAAAAAGTAACCCGCCTGATTTCATTTTCATGGATGTGGTGATGAATGAGCTCAATGGAGATCAAGCCTTAGCCGAAATCCGCCGCTTGGGTTCTGATGTGCCAATCGTGATGCTTTCCTCTGTTACCGATCAATTATTAGTGAAATCTTGCCAGGCCCATGGTATTTCAGGTTTTATTTTCAAACCTATTCATGCCAACAATGGCAGTGAAACAATTCAACGTTATTTAAAAGTGGCGGCGTAA
- a CDS encoding xanthine dehydrogenase family protein molybdopterin-binding subunit → MTRLRKDKVEHSRRSFLIGSVGSGLLMAFAPSINALEVATGGASKQLAAKSFSPTVWFEINTDGQILVNIARAEMGQHVGTAIARIVADELGADWDNVEIKHVDTDPKWGYMVTGGSWSVFQTYVPMSQAGAAGRTVLIEAGATLLGVKPQDCTTKNSQVVAGDKSISFADVVKNGNIERTFSADELAEFKPKSPASRQLIAKSSQALDIPAKTNGTAQYGIDIELEGMVYARPVIPPTRHGSKVKSVDDSLAKSVKGYQGYEILQDPSDTVQGWVTVLADTYFGAVKAGNAIKVEYDVGETANVNEQDIISQGEALAKDKTSGTLVVDKGDIASAAKDAKTSLESIYKTSSVLHFTMEPVNAAVEFKDGICHVHCGNQWQSLFLPVVAKAVGMTDDNVIIHQYYLGGGFGRRLAGDYMVPAALTAKALGKPVKLVFTREDDTRFDCVRSPSVQQMNAYWDADDKLLGIEHGAAAGWPTLAMAPGFMPEGVDKKGKFDPFSIAGADHWYTLKNHRVRAINNPLAQKTFVPGWLRAVGPGWTGWAVESFMDEIAHKQNVDPIDFRLSMLDASGKNAGEAPVSVGGAKRLAKVLTDIRSKANWGQTLPTNQGMGIAISSGQERDMPTWGACVAHVEVDVESGAVKVHKLTGILDCGTVVHPDGALAQTQGSMLWGLSLALFEGTAFENGQVKDTNLNTYSPLRMNNLPELDISFVQNTEFPTGLGEPGLIAVAPAIANAIFNAVGARVRDLPIHPEAVLASMPS, encoded by the coding sequence ATGACCCGATTACGCAAAGATAAGGTTGAGCATAGCCGTCGTAGTTTTCTGATTGGCTCAGTTGGCAGCGGCTTACTTATGGCCTTTGCACCTAGTATTAATGCCCTTGAAGTCGCCACTGGCGGAGCCTCAAAGCAATTAGCAGCGAAATCATTTAGCCCGACAGTATGGTTTGAAATAAACACTGATGGCCAAATTCTGGTAAATATTGCCCGAGCTGAAATGGGCCAGCATGTTGGCACAGCAATAGCCCGTATCGTCGCTGATGAGCTAGGGGCAGATTGGGACAATGTTGAAATTAAGCATGTGGATACGGATCCCAAATGGGGATACATGGTCACCGGTGGCTCTTGGTCAGTATTTCAAACGTATGTTCCCATGTCGCAAGCAGGTGCAGCAGGGCGTACAGTACTCATCGAGGCGGGGGCGACATTATTGGGCGTTAAACCGCAAGATTGTACAACCAAAAACAGTCAAGTCGTGGCGGGTGATAAGTCGATAAGCTTCGCCGACGTAGTCAAAAATGGCAATATTGAGCGTACCTTTAGTGCTGATGAACTCGCAGAGTTCAAACCTAAGAGCCCTGCTAGTCGTCAGTTAATTGCGAAATCCAGCCAGGCACTTGATATCCCAGCCAAAACCAATGGCACAGCACAATACGGTATCGATATTGAACTTGAAGGCATGGTTTATGCGCGCCCGGTCATTCCTCCGACCCGTCACGGCAGCAAAGTGAAGAGTGTCGATGACAGTTTGGCTAAATCGGTAAAAGGGTATCAAGGCTATGAAATACTCCAAGACCCAAGCGATACGGTTCAGGGCTGGGTAACAGTACTAGCAGACACCTATTTCGGTGCTGTTAAAGCGGGCAATGCGATTAAGGTTGAATATGATGTCGGCGAGACAGCAAACGTCAATGAGCAGGACATCATTAGCCAAGGGGAAGCATTAGCTAAAGATAAAACCTCGGGCACGCTGGTGGTGGATAAAGGGGACATTGCTAGTGCAGCAAAAGACGCAAAAACATCTCTTGAGTCAATATATAAAACGTCCTCTGTGCTGCATTTTACTATGGAACCAGTCAACGCCGCAGTAGAGTTTAAAGACGGTATCTGCCATGTGCATTGTGGTAACCAGTGGCAGTCGTTATTTTTACCCGTTGTTGCAAAAGCCGTTGGTATGACTGATGACAACGTTATTATTCATCAGTATTACCTCGGAGGGGGATTCGGTCGTCGCCTTGCTGGGGATTATATGGTTCCTGCGGCGCTTACCGCAAAAGCGCTTGGTAAGCCAGTGAAGTTGGTTTTTACCCGCGAAGACGATACACGTTTTGACTGCGTGCGCTCACCGTCTGTGCAACAAATGAATGCATACTGGGATGCCGACGATAAACTGCTAGGTATTGAGCATGGCGCAGCTGCTGGCTGGCCGACGCTTGCCATGGCGCCTGGGTTCATGCCTGAAGGCGTGGATAAAAAAGGCAAATTTGACCCATTTTCAATTGCAGGTGCTGATCACTGGTATACCCTGAAAAATCACCGCGTGCGTGCGATTAATAACCCATTAGCACAAAAAACCTTTGTGCCAGGCTGGCTGCGCGCAGTAGGTCCCGGCTGGACAGGTTGGGCGGTAGAGTCGTTTATGGATGAAATAGCCCACAAGCAAAATGTGGATCCCATCGATTTTCGCTTATCTATGCTTGATGCCAGCGGAAAAAATGCTGGAGAAGCACCCGTATCTGTTGGTGGCGCAAAGCGTTTAGCCAAAGTATTAACAGATATTCGTAGCAAGGCGAATTGGGGACAGACATTACCTACAAATCAAGGAATGGGAATAGCGATATCATCAGGGCAAGAGCGAGATATGCCCACGTGGGGAGCGTGTGTTGCTCATGTAGAGGTTGACGTTGAATCAGGTGCAGTAAAAGTGCATAAATTAACTGGCATACTTGATTGCGGCACAGTTGTTCACCCTGATGGGGCGTTGGCACAGACCCAAGGCTCTATGCTATGGGGATTGAGCTTAGCGCTGTTCGAAGGAACCGCTTTTGAAAACGGCCAAGTGAAGGATACCAACCTTAATACCTACTCACCGCTTAGAATGAATAACCTACCTGAACTGGATATTAGTTTCGTGCAGAATACCGAGTTTCCAACGGGCTTAGGTGAACCTGGGCTAATTGCTGTTGCACCAGCAATTGCAAATGCGATATTTAATGCGGTGGGTGCTCGGGTGAGAGATTTACCTATACACCCTGAAGCGGTGTTAGCTTCGATGCCAAGCTAA
- a CDS encoding (2Fe-2S)-binding protein, with the protein MIEFSLNGKKITTDAEADTPLLWVIRDEFGLKGTKFGCGIAMCGACTVHFNGSPVRSCSLPISAIANAEIHTIEGLENKHPLQKAWVEHQVPQCGYCQSGQIMQAAGLLATNADPSEEEIEAYMSGNLCRCMTYARIKEAIQDVASQSDSVVQIYNPKREAQGVS; encoded by the coding sequence ATGATTGAATTTTCATTAAACGGAAAAAAAATCACAACCGATGCTGAGGCTGATACGCCTTTGCTTTGGGTTATACGAGACGAGTTCGGCTTAAAAGGCACCAAGTTTGGTTGCGGGATCGCGATGTGCGGAGCATGTACCGTGCATTTCAACGGTTCACCTGTCCGTTCTTGTTCACTGCCCATTAGTGCAATTGCTAATGCTGAAATACATACCATTGAAGGCTTGGAAAACAAGCACCCACTGCAAAAAGCGTGGGTAGAGCATCAAGTGCCTCAGTGTGGTTATTGTCAATCCGGGCAAATCATGCAAGCCGCAGGTTTACTTGCGACCAATGCTGACCCCAGTGAAGAAGAAATAGAGGCTTACATGAGCGGTAATTTATGCCGTTGCATGACCTACGCCCGCATCAAAGAAGCCATCCAAGACGTTGCGTCACAATCAGATTCCGTGGTGCAAATATACAACCCTAAACGCGAAGCGCAGGGAGTAAGCTAA
- the yghU gene encoding glutathione-dependent disulfide-bond oxidoreductase yields MSDPTYTPPKIWSFDAENGGKFANINRPSAGARFDKTLPRGKHPFQLHSMATPNGVKVTVMFEELLEAGHSGAEYDAYPVNIGDGDQFGSGFVDINPNSKIPALIDTTTTPETRIFESGSILLHLAEKFGAFIPKDPAGRTECMNWLFWQMGSAPFLGGGFGHFYAYAPEKYQYPIDRYAMEVKRQLDVLDKQLAHNKFIAGDEYTIADMAIWPWYGALVRNVVYEAAEFLQTHEYTHLVRWANEIAERPAVKRGLMVNRTWGEPETQVPERHCAADFDGKI; encoded by the coding sequence ATGTCTGATCCTACGTATACCCCTCCAAAAATATGGTCTTTTGACGCTGAGAATGGCGGGAAATTTGCCAATATTAATCGACCTAGTGCAGGCGCTCGTTTTGATAAGACGCTTCCTCGAGGCAAGCATCCTTTTCAGCTGCATTCGATGGCTACGCCGAACGGTGTGAAAGTCACGGTCATGTTTGAAGAGCTACTTGAAGCAGGCCACAGCGGCGCTGAGTACGATGCGTATCCGGTTAATATCGGTGACGGCGATCAATTTGGTAGCGGCTTCGTAGACATCAATCCAAATTCAAAGATCCCGGCATTAATTGACACCACTACGACTCCAGAGACCAGAATATTTGAGTCAGGCTCTATTCTGCTTCATTTGGCGGAAAAATTCGGCGCATTCATACCCAAAGATCCAGCGGGACGCACCGAATGTATGAATTGGCTATTTTGGCAGATGGGCAGCGCGCCATTTTTAGGTGGGGGCTTTGGACACTTCTATGCCTATGCTCCAGAAAAATATCAATACCCCATTGACCGTTATGCGATGGAAGTAAAACGTCAGTTAGATGTACTTGATAAGCAATTAGCCCACAACAAGTTTATTGCGGGCGATGAATACACGATCGCTGATATGGCAATTTGGCCTTGGTATGGTGCGCTAGTACGTAACGTGGTTTACGAAGCGGCTGAGTTTTTGCAAACTCATGAATATACTCATCTCGTTCGCTGGGCGAATGAAATAGCTGAACGTCCGGCTGTTAAACGTGGATTGATGGTAAATCGCACTTGGGGTGAGCCTGAAACACAAGTGCCTGAGCGCCACTGTGCAGCAGATTTTGACGGAAAAATTTAA
- a CDS encoding SapC family protein: MTISYIPLDKEKHKDLKINLQHDFGYAKEAHIAAASIREYAQLASVMPVVFVKDPNSENFHSVAMLGTEKGSNLFVHEGKWQVHCLPMNIQRYPFDVRPDGEKLGVFFDENSALITDDGEPVFTAEGEPSPFLENRQQLLSELANSEMATQRFIKKLVELDLLDPIELLVNYANGEKRNITGMFSVSEKRLQDLSEEQVVELHKSGFLGAAYAVLMSLGQLNRLVHLSNNTDKAIQNLQLRVGDAITKEQAAEQPANA; the protein is encoded by the coding sequence ATGACAATCAGCTACATCCCTCTTGATAAAGAGAAACATAAAGATCTAAAAATCAACCTTCAGCACGACTTCGGCTATGCAAAAGAAGCCCATATTGCTGCGGCATCAATCCGTGAATACGCTCAACTAGCTAGCGTAATGCCGGTTGTTTTTGTAAAAGATCCAAATTCTGAGAACTTCCATTCTGTGGCTATGTTGGGAACTGAAAAAGGCTCAAACCTTTTCGTTCATGAAGGTAAATGGCAAGTACATTGTCTGCCTATGAATATTCAACGTTACCCGTTTGACGTGCGTCCTGATGGTGAGAAGTTAGGCGTATTCTTCGACGAAAACAGCGCACTTATTACAGACGACGGTGAGCCAGTTTTCACCGCTGAAGGCGAGCCGAGCCCGTTTTTAGAAAACCGCCAGCAGTTGCTTTCTGAATTAGCAAACAGCGAAATGGCAACACAACGTTTCATTAAAAAATTGGTTGAGCTAGATTTACTCGATCCAATCGAATTATTAGTTAACTACGCTAATGGCGAAAAGCGCAATATTACTGGCATGTTCAGTGTGAGCGAAAAACGTCTGCAAGATCTTAGTGAAGAGCAAGTGGTTGAGCTACATAAAAGTGGTTTCCTAGGGGCAGCGTATGCAGTCCTTATGTCACTTGGTCAGCTTAATCGTTTGGTTCACTTGTCGAACAATACGGACAAGGCGATTCAAAACTTACAGTTGCGCGTAGGTGATGCCATCACTAAAGAGCAAGCGGCAGAGCAACCTGCAAACGCTTAG
- a CDS encoding glycerol-3-phosphate dehydrogenase/oxidase codes for MNNLRKSNIRKLPKGTFDTLIIGGGINGAVAAAALAAKGVKVALIDKGDFAGFTSSNSSNLAWGGIKYLESYEYGLVNKLCKSRNHLMRSYPSTVKEIRFLTSIQKGFRFPPAFIYMGTLLYWVMGRLFTKMPNYLTGGKIKSLENVINTQNVTGGFEYSDAYLQDNDARFVFNFIRSSMSYGCIAANYVESLGSTRENDMWVTKAKDGITGEEFEITSKVLINAAGPFVDPLNELNEEKTDHHHVFSKGIHLIVDKVTDSNKVLTFFADDGRLFFVIPMGPKTCIGTTDTQVDNPYAHVTEADRQFVLDNVNKLLALDKPLTKDDVIAERCGVRPLAIKGSGGKADWVQLSRKHAIDQNAQHKYMSIFGGKLTDCINVGDEVAGIVKEFGIDLPYADFKWYGEPDDTVRDEFFHRAKLMNFDALTPATSSEPLTSRFWRRYGRNAINMLEAIRENPHKAELLIENSEYLRVEIEHAAQREMVTKLEDFLRRRSKISLVVRQEDILNAPGLREACEILFGDEAEAKLQEYISSVRKDVSPAADVIA; via the coding sequence ATGAACAACCTGAGAAAGAGTAACATCCGTAAATTGCCGAAAGGGACATTTGACACATTGATCATTGGCGGCGGCATTAATGGCGCCGTGGCCGCGGCGGCACTCGCTGCTAAAGGTGTGAAGGTCGCGTTGATTGATAAAGGTGATTTCGCGGGCTTTACCAGTTCTAACTCTTCAAATTTAGCCTGGGGTGGCATTAAATATCTTGAAAGTTACGAATATGGTTTGGTCAACAAGTTATGTAAAAGTCGTAATCATTTAATGCGCAGTTACCCGTCTACAGTGAAAGAAATCCGTTTCTTGACCAGTATTCAAAAAGGCTTTCGTTTTCCACCTGCCTTCATATACATGGGCACCTTACTGTACTGGGTAATGGGCCGACTGTTTACTAAAATGCCTAACTACCTCACGGGCGGTAAAATCAAGTCGCTAGAAAACGTGATCAATACCCAAAATGTCACCGGTGGCTTTGAATACTCTGATGCCTATCTGCAAGACAATGATGCACGTTTTGTATTCAATTTTATTCGCTCAAGTATGAGTTATGGATGTATTGCGGCAAACTATGTTGAGTCACTTGGGTCAACTCGCGAAAATGATATGTGGGTAACAAAAGCAAAAGATGGCATCACTGGCGAAGAGTTTGAGATAACGTCTAAGGTCCTAATCAACGCAGCAGGGCCGTTCGTTGACCCGTTAAATGAATTGAATGAAGAAAAGACGGATCATCATCATGTCTTCTCAAAAGGTATTCACTTAATAGTGGATAAAGTAACCGACAGCAACAAGGTACTTACCTTCTTTGCCGATGATGGGCGCTTGTTTTTCGTTATCCCAATGGGGCCAAAGACCTGTATAGGTACCACGGATACGCAGGTAGACAACCCTTATGCACATGTCACAGAGGCTGACCGCCAATTTGTACTCGACAACGTTAATAAGCTTCTAGCGCTTGATAAGCCATTAACCAAAGATGATGTTATTGCCGAGCGTTGTGGTGTGCGTCCATTAGCGATTAAAGGCTCTGGCGGAAAAGCTGATTGGGTACAATTGTCACGCAAACATGCGATTGACCAAAACGCTCAGCACAAATACATGTCTATTTTCGGTGGCAAACTCACTGATTGCATCAATGTGGGCGATGAAGTAGCCGGCATTGTAAAAGAGTTTGGTATCGATCTGCCCTATGCCGATTTCAAATGGTATGGCGAGCCAGATGATACTGTGCGCGATGAATTCTTTCACCGTGCCAAGTTAATGAACTTTGATGCTTTAACACCTGCAACTTCTTCTGAGCCGCTAACGTCGCGCTTTTGGCGCCGTTATGGGCGAAACGCCATCAACATGCTTGAAGCGATTCGGGAGAATCCACATAAGGCAGAGCTACTGATTGAAAACTCAGAGTATTTACGGGTTGAAATAGAGCACGCTGCCCAGCGTGAAATGGTCACTAAACTTGAAGATTTTCTGCGTCGACGTTCGAAAATTTCTTTGGTGGTGCGACAAGAAGATATTCTTAATGCGCCGGGCTTACGTGAGGCCTGTGAAATATTATTCGGTGATGAAGCAGAGGCTAAATTGCAGGAATATATTAGCAGTGTACGTAAAGATGTTAGTCCCGCCGCAGATGTGATAGCTTAA
- a CDS encoding SLC5 family protein, whose product MSENMVQAAVFALVTGIIGLLTYLKCRGHGHNQQSQNKEYFLAGGGLTWMFVAGSITLTNLSTDQLVGMNGNQMALLAWWEFAAVIGLIILAKVFIPIYYKYNCTTTTELLEKRYKNKHIRAVIGMLFFLGNALIYMPAVIYSGSLFMQTMFNVDIPLMYIAIAFAALGAVYAIFGGLRAVAVSDTYSGVLLLTMAVLVVFLSLAAIDFDFTGIPAERLTLVGGPDSPLPWPTLLTGMIFIQMYYWGTNQTITQRAMAAPNVKEAQKGVFAAAAIRILIVPAIIVLPGIVSFKLYGDIGDAAYGRIVGDVMPLWLTGVFAAAMAAAVLSTYNSLLNSATALYVCDIHEAYVNDNPNVVRLSGWVTAMLTILSLVLVPIYQQADSIINLLQQLNGLLSMPILSIFVVGLVFKDVDARAGIAAVIFGVLLYGSLTFDFSPVYTTLHYIHLMPITLVSCISFALFINRFVLGQRAKLAWGSNDGLEAAK is encoded by the coding sequence ATGTCAGAAAATATGGTTCAAGCGGCAGTATTCGCATTGGTTACGGGCATAATTGGCTTGTTAACGTATTTGAAGTGCCGTGGACATGGACATAACCAGCAAAGCCAAAATAAGGAGTACTTTCTAGCTGGTGGTGGTTTAACGTGGATGTTTGTTGCGGGCTCTATCACTTTAACTAACTTGAGTACCGACCAACTTGTTGGCATGAACGGCAACCAAATGGCCTTGCTTGCATGGTGGGAATTTGCCGCGGTTATTGGTTTGATTATTTTGGCTAAAGTGTTTATCCCCATTTATTACAAATACAATTGTACAACGACCACAGAACTGTTGGAAAAACGATATAAAAACAAACATATACGTGCAGTGATTGGGATGTTGTTTTTTCTAGGTAATGCGTTGATATACATGCCTGCGGTCATTTATTCCGGCTCGTTGTTTATGCAAACCATGTTCAATGTTGATATTCCACTCATGTATATCGCTATTGCGTTTGCTGCGCTGGGGGCTGTGTACGCTATTTTCGGCGGTTTACGTGCGGTAGCAGTGTCTGATACTTATTCAGGTGTATTATTACTTACCATGGCAGTGTTAGTGGTGTTCTTATCTCTTGCTGCTATCGACTTCGACTTTACAGGCATTCCTGCAGAGCGTTTAACTTTAGTGGGCGGCCCTGACTCACCGTTACCTTGGCCAACACTGCTTACCGGCATGATATTCATTCAAATGTATTACTGGGGCACCAACCAAACAATTACCCAGCGCGCTATGGCTGCACCCAATGTAAAAGAGGCGCAAAAAGGTGTGTTCGCAGCAGCTGCAATTCGTATCCTAATTGTTCCGGCAATTATCGTTCTACCAGGTATTGTGTCGTTCAAACTGTATGGCGATATCGGTGATGCTGCATACGGACGTATCGTTGGCGATGTTATGCCATTGTGGCTAACTGGTGTGTTTGCAGCGGCGATGGCTGCGGCCGTACTTTCAACCTACAACAGTTTATTGAACTCAGCGACGGCTTTATACGTATGTGATATTCATGAGGCATACGTTAACGATAACCCTAACGTAGTGCGCTTAAGTGGCTGGGTAACGGCTATGTTGACAATATTGTCCTTGGTACTGGTACCTATTTACCAGCAAGCCGACAGTATCATTAACTTGTTGCAACAGTTAAATGGTTTATTAAGTATGCCAATATTGTCAATATTCGTAGTTGGATTGGTGTTCAAAGATGTTGATGCACGAGCGGGCATTGCCGCTGTGATATTCGGCGTATTGCTTTACGGCTCACTGACTTTCGATTTCTCGCCTGTGTATACGACGTTGCACTACATCCATCTTATGCCAATCACTTTAGTGTCATGCATCAGCTTCGCATTGTTCATTAATCGTTTTGTATTAGGACAACGAGCAAAATTAGCCTGGGGCAGTAACGACGGCCTCGAAGCAGCAAAATAA
- a CDS encoding SapC family protein produces MSTLVELSNTVHKDLKLKENSLAQFAASQQIMRLRVPEVGKAATNFPLFFSRNQQDGSWVLTALSSFEPMQNLFVDEGRWNAIYQPISLQTFPFYLMQSPKVENSYTIGILESSDAFSTEAGEAIFDSAGRASLYLTKAKNLLEAGIKQDIDTHRFMQETESLGLIKAIDLQLVFEDGNTQNIAGLCTIDEDKLHSLAAEKITVLNDSGYLIAIHAMLLSIYQLNLLLRKHNERNTHNKITQLKIEVAKDRVAS; encoded by the coding sequence ATGAGCACACTTGTCGAATTAAGTAATACCGTACACAAAGATTTAAAGCTTAAAGAAAATAGCCTAGCGCAGTTTGCCGCCAGCCAGCAAATTATGCGTCTTCGGGTGCCTGAGGTAGGCAAGGCTGCCACTAATTTTCCGCTGTTTTTTTCACGTAATCAGCAAGATGGCAGTTGGGTGTTAACAGCACTTAGCAGTTTTGAGCCGATGCAAAATTTGTTTGTTGATGAGGGGCGTTGGAATGCGATTTATCAACCCATCAGTTTACAAACGTTTCCGTTTTATTTAATGCAATCTCCCAAGGTAGAAAATAGCTACACCATAGGAATATTGGAGAGCAGTGACGCTTTCTCTACTGAAGCGGGTGAAGCCATATTCGATAGTGCCGGTAGAGCATCATTGTATCTCACTAAAGCGAAAAATTTATTAGAAGCAGGCATTAAACAGGACATAGACACCCATCGCTTTATGCAAGAAACAGAATCGTTAGGTTTGATAAAAGCCATTGATCTGCAATTGGTGTTTGAAGATGGTAATACACAGAATATCGCAGGTTTGTGCACAATCGATGAGGACAAACTGCATAGTCTAGCCGCTGAGAAAATAACGGTACTAAATGACAGCGGTTACCTAATCGCTATTCATGCCATGTTGCTGTCGATTTATCAGTTAAATCTGTTACTTCGAAAGCACAATGAACGTAATACCCACAATAAGATCACTCAACTTAAAATCGAAGTAGCAAAAGACAGAGTGGCGTCTTAA
- a CDS encoding tryptophan halogenase family protein gives MSKAVKKIVIVGGGTAGWLTAAIVAAQHRTDDNNGLQILLVESSDIPTVGVGEGTWPTMKNTLQQIGLKESEVFARCHAGFKQGGKFVDWVHGNGDFYYHPFTVPLGYGRIDLAPYVENIENYAVESNFQHHVCEAGLAPRSMAEAEYKGQCNYAYHLDAGEFAEVLKGHCKNALNVTQIIGTVDKVNLTEDGAIGSITLTNHKQIEGDLFVDCTGFASLLLGQALDVPFISADKVLFNDSALALHMPYEDPTSPIASHTIATGQNAGWIWDIGLTHRRGVGHVYSSQYLSDDEAEANLRRYLGPRSDDIPVRKISFKSGHRAQVWKKNCVAVGMAAGFVEPLEATAIMLVEISARFIADNIPPDTRLTPIIEKRFNQQMAYRWSRIIDFLKLHYMLTKRPEPYWQAHTDPDSIPESLQEDLALWKFRGPITADFDAAIELFPAASYQYVLYGMGFKPDFSRQPHLYNEQGNAQKIIHRNQQLTQQLLQTLPPHREYIERWLSTQSMR, from the coding sequence ATGTCAAAGGCTGTTAAGAAAATTGTCATCGTTGGTGGCGGCACAGCAGGCTGGTTAACGGCTGCTATTGTTGCTGCGCAGCATAGAACAGATGATAACAACGGGTTACAGATCCTTTTAGTTGAATCTTCTGATATTCCCACAGTGGGAGTCGGCGAAGGCACTTGGCCCACCATGAAGAATACCCTGCAGCAAATAGGGTTAAAAGAAAGCGAGGTTTTTGCTCGCTGTCATGCTGGGTTTAAGCAAGGGGGGAAATTTGTGGATTGGGTCCACGGTAATGGAGATTTTTACTATCATCCTTTTACTGTTCCTCTTGGTTACGGCCGAATAGATCTTGCTCCATATGTAGAAAACATCGAAAATTATGCCGTAGAATCCAACTTTCAACATCATGTTTGCGAAGCCGGTTTAGCGCCGCGTTCAATGGCTGAGGCCGAATACAAGGGGCAGTGTAATTACGCGTATCACCTTGATGCGGGGGAGTTTGCTGAAGTACTTAAAGGACACTGTAAAAACGCCTTAAATGTGACTCAAATCATAGGCACGGTTGATAAGGTCAATTTAACCGAAGATGGCGCTATTGGCTCAATTACGTTGACTAACCATAAGCAGATCGAAGGCGATTTATTCGTAGATTGCACTGGCTTTGCTTCTTTACTCTTAGGCCAAGCATTAGATGTCCCCTTCATTTCAGCAGACAAAGTCTTATTTAACGACTCAGCATTAGCTTTGCATATGCCATACGAAGACCCGACCAGCCCGATTGCCAGCCATACCATAGCAACAGGGCAAAATGCCGGATGGATATGGGACATTGGCTTAACGCATAGGCGTGGCGTGGGTCATGTGTATTCTAGCCAGTATTTATCGGATGATGAAGCTGAAGCAAATTTACGTCGTTATCTAGGCCCAAGATCTGACGATATTCCAGTACGTAAAATTAGTTTTAAATCTGGTCATCGGGCGCAAGTATGGAAGAAAAATTGCGTAGCTGTGGGCATGGCCGCGGGTTTCGTCGAGCCTTTAGAGGCCACTGCCATTATGTTAGTTGAAATATCGGCTCGGTTTATTGCCGATAACATCCCGCCTGATACCCGTTTGACCCCAATAATCGAAAAGCGATTTAATCAACAAATGGCCTATCGTTGGTCGCGAATTATCGACTTTCTTAAATTGCACTACATGCTAACTAAGCGCCCTGAACCTTATTGGCAGGCGCATACCGATCCCGATTCTATACCTGAGTCATTGCAAGAAGATTTAGCCCTATGGAAGTTTCGAGGACCGATTACGGCCGACTTTGACGCCGCTATAGAGTTATTCCCCGCTGCCAGTTATCAATATGTACTGTATGGCATGGGCTTCAAGCCAGATTTTAGTCGTCAACCTCATTTGTACAATGAGCAAGGGAACGCGCAGAAAATTATTCATCGTAATCAGCAGCTTACTCAGCAGTTGTTGCAAACGCTTCCTCCACACAGAGAATACATAGAGCGGTGGTTAAGCACCCAAAGTATGAGATAA